A genomic window from Populus alba chromosome 19, ASM523922v2, whole genome shotgun sequence includes:
- the LOC118038491 gene encoding riboflavin synthase, protein MALSFSRTSLSITQKCFPSKTPTTKSTILNLLSYKPHNLNKFSTISKPNSFSLTITKLSKNPKPKSHLQPVRSLFTGIVEEMGTVQSLGDTKDGGFDLKIEAKTVLEGVHLGDSIAVNGTCLTVTDFTNEDFTVGLSPETLRKTSLIELKTGSLVNLERAVQPDTRMGGHFVQGHVDGTGVIVEKEPEGDSLWIKVKADKGLLKYIVPKGFIAVDGTSLTVVDVMEEEECFNFMLVAYTQQKVVIPLKEVSQKVNLEVDILGKYVERLLSSGFVDSFKGSS, encoded by the coding sequence atggcACTCTCTTTCTCTCGAACTTCTCTCTCGATAACCCAGAAATGCTTTCCTTCAAAAACCCCcacaacaaaatcaacaatcCTAAACCTCCTCTCTTATAAACCCCACAATCTCAACAAGTTCTCTACAATCTCAAAACCCAACTCTTTCTCTCTGACCATCACAAAACtctcaaaaaacccaaaacccaaatCCCATCTTCAGCCAGTAAGATCACTCTTCACTGGCATAGTTGAAGAAATGGGCACAGTTCAAAGCTTGGGTGATACCAAAGATGGTGGTTTTGACCTTAAAATAGAGGCAAAAACAGTACTTGAAGGTGTGCATTTAGGTGATAGCATTGCAGTTAATGGGACTTGCTTAACTGTTACTGATTTCACTAATGAAGACTTCACTGTGGGGTTATCTCCTGAAACTTTGAGAAAAACATCTCTAATTGAGTTAAAGACTGGATCTTTGGTTAATTTGGAGAGGGCAGTCCAGCCTGATACTAGAATGGGAGGACATTTTGTGCAGGGTCACGTGGATGGCACCGGTGTGATCGTAGAGAAGGAGCCAGAGGGTGATTCTTTGTGGATTAAAGTGAAAGCAGATAAAGGGCTGTTGAAATATATTGTGCCAAAGGGGTTTATTGCAGTGGATGGGACTAGTTTGACAGTTGTTGATGTTATGGAGGAAGAAGagtgttttaattttatgttagtGGCTTATACACAGCAGAAAGTTGTTATTCCTTTGAAGGAAGTTAGTCAGAAGGTGAATTTGGAGGTGGATATTTTGGGAAAGTATGTTGAGAGGTTGCTTAGTAGTGGGTTTGTTGATTCCTTCAAGGGTTCTTCATGA